One Desulfovibrio oxyclinae DSM 11498 genomic window carries:
- a CDS encoding SHOCT domain-containing protein, with protein sequence MNIIKEKFAKGELTADEYQRMKEVLTRQ encoded by the coding sequence CTGAACATCATCAAGGAAAAATTCGCAAAGGGAGAACTCACTGCGGATGAATACCAACGAATGAAGGAAGTGCTGACAAGACAATAA